The sequence CAAAAAGTATCGAATAACAAGTGTAAAGGTTGATCAGCTATACTCTAATACACATCATACAGAATTTATGTCAGATATTATATTGCACGCACCAATtccctaatattaaataatgattaaaaatattcacttaattgatttaataaataggCTTTGGTAAACAGACTACAGGAAAACAGTACTGAactaagttataactattaataatatttaaattatagcacATTTCAAGTCTTATGGGTAAAATATTAGCtgcaatttttcaaaattatagacatttaacatcaataacattaaataatattttaaatattaaaatattattataaagagaattaatatacaataaagaaCAATAAATGATGATCAGTCTGAAAATATCAAGCATTATCATcacaataaattaagttaaaataattgttttaattatgttaaaacatTAAGAACTTTGatgaaaacttataaaatacaacGGTTTTTGTTAGATTTTCACCAATGgccaaattatttttcatactgtaaataattactgcataaaatttatattattctaaattattttaaccatcattaatactgtaataaattaataccattcaacaaaatataactacaatattttacagataaatgtaaaatattataaaaatgccaattaatatgttaaaataaataatacattttgtacttCATATGAGTTCAGTATGGAAAGCACCTTGTTCTTGGTCAAATTGAACAACCGAATGGGAAACTCGAAAATGTGGCTGTCGTGGGTTGCGTAAAAAACGGGATCTAGAGTTTGAGCAAGGTTTTGGTGAATTGCGTATTCGTGCTCGTTCCCATTCCATTAATAATGCATGTGTACGATGAATTTTTTCCAAACGTTGTTCTTCAATAGTTTGCGTATAATCTGCGCCCTagggtataaattaaattgtattaattgaaaataataacaattattatttttttttcaaaatgagaGTATAGTAGATTGATTATCACTTACCATTTCTATTTTTTCATCTAACATTCTAAAGAAATTGAGTTGACTAGAAGATAATTGTCTATACATAGAATTATGTATAAGTACTCTATAATAGTTAATGATGAATAAAGAAATAGTTGCTTACGGATTGACAAATAACGAAGTGGAAGACTGTGGACCTGACATACGTTGATGTAGTGGACTTGAATCATCCATTTCAGACATGTCACATAAATTGTTTACAGACGGTGTACTTGTCAGCTGTATTTGTTCTTCAACATGATTTTCATAAGCACTGCCCTCACTTTTTTCATcatctaaaaaacaaataattattagtaaaaaattttaattgtatttattgtaaataaatttgaaaattgattaaaataaattattttgatacaaattatattataagaattcttcaatttttaaaagtatttattttatagaactatacttttgaatatcataatattttattatatactagggataataatgtcattttatctgaaaaaataatatagtgaaaCTACTGTATCTCTAATATACTGTATTGTTCGAAAAAAATCatctattacaaaaatattttatgaatctaaagtaaataattttatcgataCAGTTTAATGTGcctatattgataaatatttaagagcTGACCAGAGATAACATAGCACATACCATTATACCAATccttttacaaaataatttaaactcttGGACATTCAATgctgtattttatttcaatgtttaaattaaattaaagtagacTCAATAATATCAATTGATATTGCATAGGGTaccttaaacatattatgtatgacaCATTAACATCCTttcataaaatctataattatatttatctggacagtataatacatgtttatatagactgattaaatagatatattcctaaacttatatgattatttacatgtacataatattaaatatatattaaaataaaacatctaaaagttttgagaatttaaattgaatactatcctaataaaaatataataattaagtagttTAAGGACTGTGAAAAgtgaaattataatgtaaataatagtatacattacCAGATTCTTTGtgcttgttttttttcttcttggTCTTTCTGGAATATGAGATTCCGAAATGACTAGGACCACAGcccatattattaaaacaaacagCAAAATCGTATCCCCCGCTTCACGGTCTAAACTGGTTAGTTTTACCGTCCAACGAAGGCATATTATGTAActgtttgttaaaaatatggctagataatagataaaaaagCATTCTGCCGGTTGTGACGAACACGAAGTAGCTACAGTCACTACATTCACATTTGAAGtttgttaaaaactataattataatacattatgaatGGTTAGTGGCGGAGGTgtcttaatacaattttagcattttttttattttacaaataagatGTTCGAAGACTCAAATAGGATACTTTGATCGGGAAATTAAGGAACAATATGACAAGAATACaatgagtaaataataatagttattaaatattatttaatttaatatttatgttttatattcgctaaacattagtaatattatattcaattattaaaattttaatatctcaAATCTCAATCGTGTTGTGGTGATTGTATtgataatttgattttgatagtaaaaactaaaaatatggaaaaagaaaaacaatattaatcaaCAAAGTATTATTATCGTAAACGGTCACACTGTGTAAGTCACAAGTGAGTTTTCAACTTTCAAAAGACTACACCATTGTACttgtacataaatacataatacaaatacattaatcgttattcgttattactttattaggccTTATAAAGACCTGAAAGGACTGAATCGggccttaaaaaaataataaaagggtTTGGTCAGGGTTTTTTTTGGTAGAACTTTTCGGGCCGTGCCAGGTTGTGCTTTTTTTGTAGAACTTTTTGGCCGGGTCGAGCCGGACTTAACCAAAGTTGGATTAAGCTTTTTAAGgatttaaggatttttacatCTCGCCTAGGtattttttgtatgataaataatcgttatttaaaataaaaatgataagtttACAGTTTGACATTGGAATCACGAATAACAAATATTGGAATATTATGTAATTCGTGGAACGCAGTAATAAGgggtataataaagttatttataaaaaatatccttGGACCGGACCGGGCTCTTTAACAGCATAGCATGATTTGAACAGGCAGggctttgataaaaaaaaattgttgaaccgGACTGGGCCATAAATTTATGGCCTTTGCAGgtctataataggtacattgaatattatgcatttattttaaattatgactatAGGATACTGACTAGTTAGAATACAATCAAATCAATTTagtcaataacaataaatatgcctattgtataatataaacataaataataaatttatatttttatatatatctttcatttataacatatatatatataaaagaggTATATAGTTTTTGCAAAATCgaataaatatcaaaacaaaaaattgggaaatagtttttttgtattttgtagcgtattttataattgtgtacCTGGGTCACTACAATAGAGGCGCATGTATGAAATCTGAAATtctaaattcaatgataaattattgcatacctACAAAAAATGATAAGATTAGCTTACTAAGAattaaccaataatattatttttatacattttaatacttttattgtttattataaaaaaaatagttaatatttaatttattatactacagaAAAATCTCACCTATAAGCATTAACCTTCAAATAGCTGAAAACATTTCCATAAATGTTGATTGTcttttatcaatttttcaatacaaaatgATTTTTCAAATGTCAAATGTTCAGGATTCCTACAAAATTAGAATTTCAAACACATAGAAGTGCGtcggtacatatatattttcgttattttaaaattttatataacaactaatgAAGTATCTTTTATTAACTGTTTAAGTCTTATGattgactatacattttattattaacacaaataaaaaaaaactagaatatTACAAAATCTTGTAAATTGATACCTAGttggtctaaatattttgaaaatttaattgagaATAGAAGGTAAATGACAATTTGAAcaaaagtagaatattttaagtatttcagtaaatattttttaaattactacaaattcATTATAAACCATATAATCCGTTATTTATCTTATCCTcttttgtattaaacataatggttataaaaattGAGTATGAgattatgaatacatttttttttttttaaatcttgttaggaaaaactattttttttttcaggaacattgtattaataatacaagcAATTTAACtaacaaacaaaattgtttacaaaaattgaaaaaaaatataatagttatagatctaaaatctataaatcgcaaaaaaaagaaaatattttgaaaattaaatcatcTCTAGAAAATGCTAGTaaaaacatttgatgaaaattttcaAGTTCTGTAAATAATTTCTGtcaaaagttatatttaaataaatactacaatTTAAAGATCCAATTTACTATCAGAAACTATCTTTTAGACTAGAAAAAAAGACATGTCatagtaaaaatcaatacaGTAGAATCCGCTTATTTGGGACACCACATAAAGGGGACAACCGCTTAATAGGGACAGATTGGCATAGTCCCAAACGAATGTATCGGTTTATTGGTTATTCGGTTAATCGGGACAGTCAGATAATGGGGACAAATAGGTCACCATCCAATGTGTCTCAATTAAGCGGATTCTACTGtacattaatttctttattcaaaaaataaaataaaatatgggaGTTaggtttagtttttaattaacatttttttttaattgaaacaatcatattatatctaataattattaaataaataataattatcttcaaACTGTctccaatttaataaaaatgaccaacattttattgaaaatatattcttgGTTTGGTAAATTTGATTTACATTTAATAGTAAtcgtcataattataaaataatcacttaAAAACTATACTTTCCTACATAGAAATTAACTTAAGccaagaaataatttaatagttctacaataaaaaacaaatattttttataattatattgtttatttttatcataagattttatttttagtacttaaatttaatttaaaaaaacattacaactatcagtataatatatttttattaattatagaatatagtgataattaatatgattagaaaataataatataatataatataattatttatagtaaatagttgatactaatgtataatatattaatattgtactattttaataaaatacattatctatttaaacaatgtttatataaattcaaagcTCTTGTTAGACATATTtagaatattcattattttttattagaagttAGAAAATATAGAACTATGTATTTAATCCAATGTTTCTAGTACATAACTTAAATACTGTATaacaagtaataaattatacaaaaaaaaaaaaaaatatataaatataaaataggtataacaagttaatataatacctactaaatttaTCTCAATCTTAAAAtaactatgtattttaatttttaatagtagcagttttaaaaatatcccaTTATAAAGGAATTAATTAGTTTaccaacatttttatcaaaaccaataataaataacgtatTTCCTCGACCTAGATTTATTTGTTCATGATGTTTTCCatttagacaaaatataataactctgaaaaatacagtgtttaaattaatttataatcataatatggacaattaatttttaaatagtattaaattggtTTATGAATAAACAGGCTAATCTTTGGTTTTTTCATTTGGCAATACAGAATTTgtcataaattagttttaagataTAGTTTAAAAAGAATTGAAAAAACTGAATCATAAACCCAAAGAATTTAAAGAAGCGTGCAAAATCCAAactaaaacagttaaaattaatattggatTCAATTAATGTTACACAACCATAATTATAAGACTATTTATTGAcatagattaataaaaaaatatattaaagactGGAGACATCATTACAATCATATATCATTTGCTCAGTTTTAATTTGGATTTGACTCACTAGTAGTTCATTAAGGCAAGAAATAAGAATCTATTCCAATTTTGTGCCATTAATGAGTCAAatcctatttaaaataaagaattataaattattgcatcagtgaaatgtattaatagtttatctataatattagtcattattaaataaatttattttttaagctattgtTTTTGGCCATGAATACAAaaatcagaaaataataatcaaagattggttataaacaattttaagctagggtttattattaaaaaataaagcaaaTATTTTGCTTAAGAATTACACCCGCAACTGTTATCTCCCCCttagaaatgtaaaatataacaaaaactgTGTTAAGCGGGATAGAACCACTCAGACTGCAGTGatagttaaaattcaaaattgaaataaaatatagttgagaacattatctgtgaaatatcatttttattttattgatattacatacaaaaaagttcttattgtttcaaaatccattaattttgaacttgaaaaacaatattctaTAGCTTAAGTTttcctatttatatattgaaaatgttatttcttatttataactGTAGCCTTCTCGGTTCTTTCCCACGCAAAACAGTTCTTGCTGTTTTACAtttgtaagatggagacaacacatgtgggagTGGCCTCCTCTTAAGAAGATGCCACAAACATAAATTACAACTATTTGTGTTGGTAAGAACCATTTAGGCTATTGTTCTTTTAAACTCATGCTAGATCTTACagacattattacatttttgaaattgtaaaattcttaaaatatgtttctCATGAATATAACCGTTTTATTGTCCATGTAAATTGTTTAAGttcaagtaaatattattacataatattattgaaaaaaatatttaattctaatttGTACTTATTTGCTCATTTTAGACTAAAATATAGAAGGGAGGGGTGTTAGATGATAAGATCCCTTGCGACCACATAAGATAATTCTCAAAATGTAACCAATCAAGGTTTAAGAAACCCAAATTTTCATCATAAACGAGAAAcactttaatcattattaaaatttgtttgatgaaatcattaacttaaaaacaatttataaaaaagtattcttttttaaattttttattttgatattttttaaaattaaattattttttttgctatgatattgaaaaaattaaaaccatatttatttatttatttatattctacggTAAaagttctattttttaaattatagtaataatttgattaataaatgtatcaattttaTAGTGATatgttctttttattattttggggTTTAAAGAGATTACCTAAaagattaaattttttgatCAAATTTGAAAAAGGTTTCTAGTGGAAAATTGAACTTAGTAGGTATTTTCTTCAGgagatcaaaattgaaaattctcatactttttaaaataactgactattaataagttttatttatatgcatttaaaaccCACCTGTATGcactaaaaaatcttaaatatgcataaatatatgcactaaaatgttaaaatatgcaagAAAACAttagcaaaaaaaatttatttttggaacaTTTAATtaagacaatatattttaaaaaatgtattaaattatttaaaatttattttagttagtttATACCCACTTAATGGTTTAGCCATCTACAACTTCGCTTTTGTTAGTTTTttcttaagaaaaaaatgttattttttaagtttttttctatATCATTTAACTATTGACAGTATTTacgttaatttataagttattttgtatgtttaagcatattttaaattttaaataatattaaaattgtctgTATCAaactacttaaatataaaatatgtggtaTCCTCttgataaacaaattaaataaatataagttaataatctaatgcttcaaaataataataatacatactttactgggtttttaaaatgtgtttgatatccttttataacttttttaaaaagtcTTAAATTCATTTTGTTAGTTcccataaatacaaatacatcaaatttttttttatgatctcTAGCCCACTTAAATGTAGCTTGAGGATAAACTTCAGAAATAACTTTTTCATCAGAATCTACTGAATCTGAAGCCTCATCAGGTGTCTAAAAGaatcatttaaatcaataaggcaggattatttttcaaatgtatgttaaaataaaaaattaccttaAATAATATGGATTCTAAATAGGCAAAAGTCAAAGGTTGGTTATAATCAATTTCAATCTTCTTAGATGTAGTTGgactttttaaactaaatatagttggtttattttctaatttttctgGGTAAATTAAAGACAGTGTTATTAATGTAATAGCTTCATGTACACTGAGCATTCGTGAACATGcacacatttttttcttcatacaTAATCGACTGTCATatactatcattattttaagaCCTGTAGGATTTAAgagctaaaaaaattatattaagataatatatttccaatttctagaattaaaataattgtaaataaatacttcgcaagttttttttaaaagatcttCAGATAGAAATGTTGTTAACTTGTCTACTATTTTTGGTAGAGGTTTTATTAAGAACAAAAAACTCGGTTGGTTTTGGTTGACATCATTATCTTTTGAGTGAGTCACATCCTCTACTGTTTCTTCTGTTGATTCAGGATTAATTTGtagattattgatatttaaatttaataagtgaTGGATACTGTCAACTAATTGGACTTGTTGTTCTCCCTGACTTTCTTGATATGAAGTTTCAGCTAATGATTTTTGATCATGTTTTGATTGTTCCTTTTCACCTTTGGTTGaaaacttttttgatttttttaaatttatcgtagatttttgattttttgtttttttatcacttaaagctgaattacatttttgatcATTCTGATTTTGAGTTTGTGTTTCTTCACTTAATAATTCATCTTCATTTTCTACATTTGATTGAATAATTACTTCTTCATTATCTGGTGCTTTTTGTA is a genomic window of Rhopalosiphum padi isolate XX-2018 chromosome 4, ASM2088224v1, whole genome shotgun sequence containing:
- the LOC132929304 gene encoding uncharacterized protein LOC132929304, which codes for MGCGPSHFGISYSRKTKKKKNKHKESDDEKSEGSAYENHVEEQIQLTSTPSVNNLCDMSEMDDSSPLHQRMSGPQSSTSLFVNPQLSSSQLNFFRMLDEKIEMGADYTQTIEEQRLEKIHRTHALLMEWERARIRNSPKPCSNSRSRFLRNPRQPHFRVSHSVVQFDQEQGAFHTELI